The nucleotide sequence TGGGGAAAGATATGAGCTATAAACAGGTCCTGAACTTTCTTGTCAAAGAATTTGGCTCAGACAAGGGCAAGATTATCAGCTCCCATCCCTCGCTGAGCAAGGACTATATCCGTCAATGCCGTAAGAGTCGCTAACAGCGCGACCTCCCCTTCTCCTTTTTGTATGTAAGGTGTTGCGGTTTTTCCTCTCTTCTTTTCAGGGCGAGGAGCCGCAACATTTTTCTTAACCGCTCTCTTCTCCGCTGGCCTCTCCGGCCACATCCCCGGAACATCCTGGGCGACTTTTCATCTTTCACAAAGTTCATGAAAAACAAACACATACTTCTCTCGATCCCGGCCCTTCTTTTTCTGATCTGGCTGGCCTGGTACTTCTCGGACAAACAGGTCATCAAACGTCAACTGACCGAACTCACCTGGAACATCAATAAGGAAAAGAAGGAACCCACCTTGGAAACTGGCCTCAAGCTCCGTGAGGTCAAACGGATGCTGGCCTCGGATGTCCAAGGCGTTATCCCTCAACGCAACTACCGTAAGACTCTGGACCGCGATATGGCTATCCGTTACCTGATGTACTATCGCGACCAGTACGAGACGTTGACGGTCAGCTTTTCCGATCTCCTCATTGAACTGCCAGCAAAGGGAGAGGCCACGGCGACGGCCACCGCGCTTGTGGAGAAGAAAAAGCCGCAGCATGATCTTGAGGAGCTCAGTGACCCCATAGAGATTCTCCTCAAGAAAGACAAAGAGGAAAAAGGGGGCAGGGAGTGGCGGCTGGTTCAGGCGACCATACCAGCAACCTTGGTGGAATAGGAAGACGATCTTTCAGCCTTTGCTCCCCCTTTGTAGCAGGAGGGAAGCAAAGGCGTGGCGTGCTGATTAATGGGTGATGATCTCGGTGCTGCTTGCCGGATCATCGCCAGCACGAGACGGTTGAGGCGACTGACGAGGCTGCGCTGGCGCAGCAGGAGCAGGGACCGCCTGCTCCTGCTCTTGCTTGTCAGTGACCTTTTTCTGCACAGATGGCTTATGAGCTTCCTTACGGGGTGTTAAGGCCTTTTTGATCCCTGCATCCCGGATAAGACTGCGTGCCATGCCCGCCCCCTGCTCAAGATAGGATGCGGTGAGTGAATCACGGAAAAAATGGTCTGCTGGCGGCAGGCTCGCAGCCCAGAACATCACGACAAGCACCACAAGCATAACTGCCTTGGCCAAGGCAAGAGGCGCACCGAGAAAGATCCTGTTGCCCCAGCCCACCACCTTGACCTGGATGATCTTACCAATCAATTTTCCGATCAGCTTAAGAAGCAGGGTCGCGATGATCAAGAGTACTAGAAAGCTGACGCCAAAAACGATCTTGGGATTCTGGGTGATTTGGGCAAGGTGGGGCATCAGGTCGCCAGCATATTGTCCAGCAGCCCAATAGCTACCGACCAGGGAAATGGCAAAGGGCAGCTGCCGCAAGAACCCTACCCAGAGCCCATGCACGACAAAGAGGATCAGAACAGCGAGAAGAATATAGTCAAACAGGGCGATACTGGCGAGGTTCATAGCAACAATCTCCAAAACAGGTTGATGAAAAGAACCCCTCTCCAGAACACGACCTTTTTTTGAGTGGCTCCTTTTTCTTGCAGGTCACTTTATTATACCGTTTGCTCATTATTTGACAAGTACCACTCACCCTTGCAACAAACTATGGACATTTGTTCTTTTTTTTTCGTTCAACAGAGCTATAACGACGTGCCCGTTCGCCTCCGGCAGGAGGCGCGCCAAACCCTCAGCCTGGTTGACCTTGACCTGATTGAGCAGATCTTACAAAGGGATGAATCCCGTCTCCTGCACCAGCTACTCTCTCCAGCTGAGCTGTGCTATTTTCAACGCTTCAAATACATGAAGCGGAAAAAAGAGTGGCTGGGCGGGCGTATTGCTGGCAAGGCAGCCATCCTGGCCCCTTCCCATGCCAACCTTGCTGCTCAGGAGCTGCTCAGCAGCATCGCCATCCTGCCCAATCGGTACGGACGCCCCATTGCTGAACAACTCCCTGCCTCCCTGGCTGGTCAGGGAGACGAACCTGTCATCTCCCTTTCCCATAGTGATGGTTTTGCCGTGGCCTTGGCGAGAAAGGGAAGGAACTGCGGGATTGATCTGCAAGAAATCTCTCCCCGGCTTGTGGGCCTGACCTCCCATTTTGCCAGAGAGGCGGAGTTGCAGCGTCTTGCCGAGCAGGTGGATTACAATGAGGACACACACCTGACCATGCTCTGGACCGTGAAAGAGGCCCTGAAAAAGGCCCTGCTCCACGACCAGTCTGTGATTTTTTCCGAGACCGAGCTCCTGGAAATCTCCAGGGTCAACGAATCTGTATGGCGATTTACCTGCGCGGTCCAAGAGAAGAACCAATCGGTTCTGGTCCACTTCTTCTCTCCCTATATTTTATCCATCACAGAGGAGGAAAAACATGCCTGAACTGCCAGAGGTTGAAGTTACCTGCCGAGGGCTGCGCCTCCACCTCCTCGGGCGCACTGTTGTTACGGTTCGCAGCTCGGGGAAGTCCTTACGTCAGCCTATTGCCGAGGATCTCATCCGGCATTGCCTTTGCGCTAAGGCCATTCACGCTGTTGAACGGCGGGCAAAATACATTCTCATCCGCTTTGAGGGCAAAGCTGTGCTGGTGGTCCATTTGGGGATGACCGGTAAGCTGGGTGTTTTTCCAAGAGATGGGGAAGCAGCCAAGCATGACCATCTGGCCTTATCCCTGGATAACGAGAGCGAGCTGCGTTTCAACGATGCCCGTCGCTTCGGCAGCGTCGTGGTTTGGCCTGGGGATGAGGCTGAGGAGTTAGAGCAGACCTTTCTTGCTCGTCAGGGGCTTGAGCCCTTCAGTGCAGAATTCACCGGGGAGAACCTATATGAGCTCGCCCGGCAATGCCGGTTACCGATCAAGAGCTTTCTCATGGACAGCCGCCGCATCAGTGGGATCGGCAATATCTATGCCAATGAGACCCTCTTTGCTGCGGGCATCCATCCTCTTTGTCCGGCCAATAGCCTGAGTACCGAGCAATGGCAGGACCTGGCGACCTGCGCGGTCCGCATCCTCAAACAGGCCATCGCAGCTGGCGGTTCCACTATCTCAGATTTTCTTGGGGCCAGCGGCCAGCCCGGCTATTTTCAGTTGCAGCTGGCGGTGTACGGGAAAAAGGGGGAGGAGTGTTCGCAATGCGGGGAGGAGATCGAGAAAGAGGTTATTGGGGGACGAGCGACGTTTTTTTGTGCGAGATGTCAGAAGAGAAGGCACCAGGGTTGAAACCTTGGGCTATGTTTGACGCCGTTCCTCAGGGACAGGTTTTTTCTTTGTCCCGATGGGAGAGCCGATTAGAGCCCCGTGATTGTACGCGGGGCATGAATGCGGAAGTTTGATTGTCGGATCCTCACATCCGACCAGCTGCAAGGTTCGCCCCTACCGTTCCTCGTCGGCGTCGTCCTGTTCAGGCAGGCGAAAACCATTTGCCCAGGCAATCAGCAGGGCTGCCAGGGTGAAATCATCCACAATGCCGAGAACCGGCAGCGTTTCCGGGAGAAGGTCCCAGGGTGAAATAATATAGAGTAGGCCGAGACCCAGGATGATTTTCACGTAGAGCGGTGTTTCCTTTGCTTTGAACACGGCAACCGTATGGCGGGCCATGCCTAAGAGGCGGGACAGGAGGTTTGCCCTGTCTGGAGCCATCAGCCCACCACCTTGCTGATAATGGCCTTGTCGAAATAATTGGAGCCCATGCCAGCATCCACCACAATGGTCTGGCCATTGATTCCGGAGGAGCGTTCGGAAAGAAGAAAGGCAGCAGTGTTGGCCGCCTCCATGGTTTTCAGGGCCTTTTTGCGTGGGATGGCCTGTTCGGCAAAGAGGTAGGAGTCAATATAGCCAGGGATCCCGGCTGAGGCGGAGGTCTTGAGCAGGCTGGGACCAACGGCATTAAACCGAACCTGGGAAAAGGCAGAAAAGGATTTGGCAAGAAAACAGAGCGAGGAATCTAAGGCCGCTTTGACCGGTGCCATATAGCCGTAGTTCTCCGCAGCCATGCGGGTGGTGGAGATGGAAATGGTGACCAGAGAGGCATCGGGAGCGAGCAGCTCTTGAAAATGATTAGCAATGGAGATAAAGGAAAAGCAGGAGATATCCACGGCCTGGAGAAA is from Candidatus Electrothrix sp. GW3-4 and encodes:
- a CDS encoding SDR family oxidoreductase gives rise to the protein MDFLRLEGKKIVIFGLANRKSVACAIGKVLVEAGAEVIHVVRSEKRAKACQKLFPASPVFCCDAEEEENIIRVRDEIAEQIGAPLAGIVHSIAFANYSEGLTPFHGTVKKDFLQAVDISCFSFISIANHFQELLAPDASLVTISISTTRMAAENYGYMAPVKAALDSSLCFLAKSFSAFSQVRFNAVGPSLLKTSASAGIPGYIDSYLFAEQAIPRKKALKTMEAANTAAFLLSERSSGINGQTIVVDAGMGSNYFDKAIISKVVG
- a CDS encoding YkvA family protein codes for the protein MAPDRANLLSRLLGMARHTVAVFKAKETPLYVKIILGLGLLYIISPWDLLPETLPVLGIVDDFTLAALLIAWANGFRLPEQDDADEER
- the mutM gene encoding bifunctional DNA-formamidopyrimidine glycosylase/DNA-(apurinic or apyrimidinic site) lyase; translation: MPELPEVEVTCRGLRLHLLGRTVVTVRSSGKSLRQPIAEDLIRHCLCAKAIHAVERRAKYILIRFEGKAVLVVHLGMTGKLGVFPRDGEAAKHDHLALSLDNESELRFNDARRFGSVVVWPGDEAEELEQTFLARQGLEPFSAEFTGENLYELARQCRLPIKSFLMDSRRISGIGNIYANETLFAAGIHPLCPANSLSTEQWQDLATCAVRILKQAIAAGGSTISDFLGASGQPGYFQLQLAVYGKKGEECSQCGEEIEKEVIGGRATFFCARCQKRRHQG
- a CDS encoding 4'-phosphopantetheinyl transferase superfamily protein, whose protein sequence is MDICSFFFVQQSYNDVPVRLRQEARQTLSLVDLDLIEQILQRDESRLLHQLLSPAELCYFQRFKYMKRKKEWLGGRIAGKAAILAPSHANLAAQELLSSIAILPNRYGRPIAEQLPASLAGQGDEPVISLSHSDGFAVALARKGRNCGIDLQEISPRLVGLTSHFAREAELQRLAEQVDYNEDTHLTMLWTVKEALKKALLHDQSVIFSETELLEISRVNESVWRFTCAVQEKNQSVLVHFFSPYILSITEEEKHA
- a CDS encoding CvpA family protein, with amino-acid sequence MNLASIALFDYILLAVLILFVVHGLWVGFLRQLPFAISLVGSYWAAGQYAGDLMPHLAQITQNPKIVFGVSFLVLLIIATLLLKLIGKLIGKIIQVKVVGWGNRIFLGAPLALAKAVMLVVLVVMFWAASLPPADHFFRDSLTASYLEQGAGMARSLIRDAGIKKALTPRKEAHKPSVQKKVTDKQEQEQAVPAPAAPAQPRQSPQPSRAGDDPASSTEIITH